In a genomic window of Gambusia affinis linkage group LG04, SWU_Gaff_1.0, whole genome shotgun sequence:
- the ugdh gene encoding UDP-glucose 6-dehydrogenase, which yields MFEIKRICCIGAGYVGGPTCSVIAQMCPEITVTVVDVNETRIKAWNSDTLPIYEPGLKEVVESCRGKNLFFSTDIPSAIKDADLVFISVNTPTKTYGMGKGRAADLKFIESCARQIVEVSDGYKIVTEKSTVPVRAAESIRRIFDANTKPSLNLQVLSNPEFLAEGTAVRDLKEPDRVLIGGDETPEGQRAIRALCAVYEHWVPKSRIITTNTWSSELSKLAANAFLAQRISSINSISALCEATGADVEEVAKAIGMDQRIGSKFLKASVGFGGSCFQKDVLNLVYLCEALNLPEVASYWQQVIDMNEYQRRRFACRIIDCLFNTVTGKKIALLGFSFKKDTGDTRESSSIYISKYLMDEGAKLFIYDPKVLKQQIIYDLSQPSISEDNPERVSELVTITSDPYEACQSAHALVICTEWDMFRELDYEKIYKKMLKPAFIFDGRRVLDHLHAELQSIGFQIETIGKKVTSARIPYTPAIVGSRTASTEPPTKKAKA from the exons ATGTTTGAGATCAAACGGATCTGTTGCATCGGAGCCGGGTACGTAGGAGGCCCAACATGCAGCGTAATCGCTCAGATGTGCCCGGAGATCACGGTGACCGTCGTGGACGTCAACGAGACGCGCATTAAAGCCTGGAACTCTGACACTTTGCCCATTTACGAG CCGGGACTGAAAGAAGTGGTTGAATCATGCAGAGGGAAAAACTTGTTCTTCTCCACAGACATTCCCTCAGCCATCAAGGACGCTGACCTCGTCTTCATCTCC GTCAACACCCCAACCAAAACCTATGGAATGGGGAAGGGTCGCGCCGCCGACCTCAAGTTCATCGAGTCGTGCGCTCGGCAGATCGTAGAGGTCTCCGATGGCTACAAGATCGTCACGGAGAAGAGCACCGTTCCCGTGCGAGCCGCCGAGAGCATCAGGCGGATATTTGACGCCAACACCAAACCCAGCCTCAACCTGCAG GTACTGTCCAACCCAGAGTTCCTCGCAGAGGGAACGGCGGTGCGGGATCTCAAGGAGCCCGACCGCGTCCTGATAGGTGGGGACGAGACGCCGGAGGGTCAGAGGGCGATCAGAGCGCTTTGTGCTGTGTATGAACACTGGGTGCCCAAATCCAGAATCATCACTACCAACACCTGGTCGTCTGAGCTCTCCAAACTG GCAGCCAATGCTTTCCTGGCCCAGAGAATCAGCAGCATCAACAGCATCAGTGCTCTGTGTGAGGCCACAGGAGCCGACGTGGAGGAAGTGGCCAAGGCCATCGGAATGGACCAGAGGATTGGCAGCAAGTTCCTCAAAGCCAGCGTTG GTTTTGGTGGGAGCTGCTTCCAGAAAGATGTGCTCAACCTGGTGTATCTGTGCGAGGCCCTCAATCTCCCAGAGGTGGCGTCCTACTGGCAGCAG GTGATAGACATGAATGAGTACCAAAGACGACGATTTGCTTGTCGGATCATCGACTGCCTCTTCAACACCGTCACCGGCAAAAAGATCGCTCTGCTGGGGTTCTCTTTCAAAAAAGACACAGGTGACACCAG AGAGTCATCCAGCATCTACATATCAAAGTATCTGATGGATGAGGGGGCCAAGCTGTTTATCTATGACCCCAAGGTTCTTAAACAGCAAATCATTTATGACCTGTCCCAGCCCAGCATCTCAGAGGACAACCCAGAAAGAG tGTCTGAGCTGGTGACTATAACGTCAGATCCTTATGAGGCCTGCCAGAGTGCTCATGCATTGGTCATCTGCACAGAGTGGGACATGTTTAGG GAACTGGATTATGAGAAGATTTACAAGAAGATGCTGAAGCCGGCATTCATATTCGACGGTCGCAGAGTCCTTGACCACCTCCACGCCGAGCTGCAGAGCATCGGCTTTCAG
- the map9 gene encoding microtubule-associated protein 9, whose product MMTDQEVRTLAYAKSPKTSKRTTFQDELQAAVSSRASKANAQHFYFDDTNEDEDDFLDKLLTSRKKRIDAFKAGRSKATFNAFELSDEDKPTKPKKVSFLKSHRSSSNSKDTSASEPPESSNDGNVHNDGNVHNDGNVHNEASLYPQNSTNLSAENSEINPSSEKPTNGLFTKQTSSLSCKTSDDSLSLRLPSDGSVVETPGPEEDKTNPGVEETSETPPVFGPHLCNTVSTDSVPEMEPPKPKPRQRMLGLKSHVSQKKTGEESEFQDFSRPQTSSMSIPISTDASSNIAWTDGDQTASCSPSKSFSNKSEQSQFITRSTFDSGSREGFISDDSKEPERPYSSSFEEFNGHAGDPSDQTSHAPGKSFDTKTTSPHSKTTERSQSACSRKVESKYLGTLKVLDRKLSLQESSPQAAESIRAAVYQEWLKKKKEKSRENMQLKKKEELMKEQQKKDRESKKEDANASFEAWKEKKAEILKAKAKERQNMIRKQQRESEENEEKRQSAKQVFENWKREHDQLLRDRNRKQKVAESKQKLKKQGKEEERQRESKYAFSDWCDKKKDVLHEKLKREREEMETKAEEELYLKEEKDKMAIETYENWLIKKDREQRRRQDERVIQEILRDSPPPPWSPPNKTIPFGK is encoded by the exons ATGATGACAGATCAGGAGGTAAGGACACTTGCGTATGCAAAAAGTCCGAAAACATCGAAAAGAACTACATTCCAG GATGAACTTCAGGCTGCTGTGTCTTCCAGGGCAAGCAAAGCAAATGCacaacacttttattttgatgacaCTAACGAGGATGAAGATG attttttggaTAAACTTCTAACATCAAGAAAAAAGAGGATTGATGCCTTCAAAGCAGGAAGGAGTAAAGCGACATTTAATGCCTTTGAGCTTTCAGATGAAGACAAACCCACTAAGCCAAAGAAAGTATCATTCCTGAAATCCCACAGAAGCAGCTCTAACTCAAAAGACACATCAGCGTCCGAGCCACCTGAGTCCTCTAATGACGGAAATGTCCATAATGATGGAAATGTCCATAATGATGGAAATGTCCATAATGAAGCCTCTCTGTACCCTCAGAACTCAACAAATCTTAGTGCTGAAAACTCGGAAATTAATCCATCTAGTGAAAAACCGACAAATGGTCTGTTCACAAAACAGACCTCAAGTCTGTCATGTAAGACATCAGATGATTCTCTTTCTTTGCGGTTACCATCTGACGGAAGTGTGGTGGAGACGCCTGGTCCAGAAGAAGATAAGACAAATCCTGGTGTGGAAGAAACCTCTGAGACGCCACCAGTGTTTGGACCTCACCTCTGCAACACTGTTTCAACTG ACAGTGTTCCAGAGATGGAGCCACCGAAACCCAAACCTCGGCAAAGGATGCTTGGGCTGAAGTCACACGTTTCACAGAAGAAAACGGGGGAGGAAAGTGAATTTCAGGATTTCAGCAGACCTCAAACGTCTTCTATGTCCATTCCCATCTCAACTGATGCATCCAGCAACATAGCA TGGACAGACGGAGACCAGACAGCTTCGTGTAGCCCCAGCAAGTCATTTTCAAATAAGAGTGAACAGTCACAATTCATCACCAGGTCTACGTTTGATTCTGGTTCCAGAG aaggCTTTATATCCGACGACAGCAAGGAGCCAGAGAGACCCTATTCTTCATCATTTGAAGAATTTAAT GGACATGCAGGAGATCCCTCAGATCAAACCTCTCATGCCCCTGGAAAGTCATTTGACACCAA GACTACCAGTCCTCATTCTAAAACTACTGAGAGGTCTCAGAGTGCATGCTCCAGAAAGGTGGAGTCAAAATATTTGGGAACACTCAAAGTTCTGGACCGGAAACTGTCCTTACAGGAGTCTTCTCCTCAAGCAGCAGAATCtatcagagctgcagtttacCAG GAATggctcaaaaagaaaaaagaaaagtcaagaGAGAAcatgcagctgaagaagaaagaagagctTATGAAGGAACAACAGAAAAAG GACAGGGAGTCTAAAAAGGAAGATGCCAACGCCTCTTTTGAagcctggaaagaaaagaaagcagaaatcctcaaagccaaagcaaaagaaagacaaaatatgaTTAGAAAACAGCAAAGGGAgagtgaagaaaatgaagaaaaaagacaatCTGCCAAACAG GTGTTTGAGAACTGGAAGCGTGAGCATGATCAGCTgctcagagacagaaacagaaagcagaaagtggCTGAAAGTAAACAGAAGCTGAAGAAGcagggaaaagaagaagaaaggcagAGAGAAAGCAAATATGCTTTTTCTGACTG GtgtgacaaaaagaaagatgttcTTCACGAAAAGCTCAAGAGGGAGCGTgaggaaatggaaacaaaggcagaagaagagctgtacctgaaggaagaaaaagacaagatgGCCATAGAGACCTATGAAAACTGGCTG ataaaaaaggATCGAGAGCAGAGGAGAAGACAAGACGAAAGAGTAATACAAGAAATACTTCGGGACAGTCCTCCTCCACCGTGGAGCCCTCCAAATAAAACCATCCCATTTGGAAAGTGA